A segment of the Streptomyces sp. NBC_01235 genome:
CAAGCAGACACTGATCAGCAACATCGAGGCCGGACGAGCAGGAGTGAGCGCCGAGCGCGTGCGCGCCCTGGCCTGCCACTACGACTGCCCGGACAAGGTCCTCGTCGAAGCAGTCGCCGCGATGACGGGCGATCGCAGGCGCGGCTGGTGGGAGGAGTACCGCGAGCTGCTCTCCCGCCCGCTCCTCGACCTGGCCGAACTGGAGCACCACGCCCACTCGTTGCGCGACTCCACCACGGCCCGTGTCCCGGGCCTGCTCCAGACCCGTGAGTACGCCCTCGAGATCTTCCGCCAGGCGGTCACCCAGCTGTCACCGCCCGACATCGAGCATCGCCTGTCGTTCCGGATCAAGCGGCAGGCCATCCTCTTCCGCGAGGACACCCCGACCCCGTACGAGGCGATCATCCACGAGGCCGCCCTGCGCATGAAGATCGGCGGCTCCGAAGTCGCCCGACAGCAGTTGCAGCACCTGCTCGACATGAGCGACCGAGACCACATCACCCTGCGCGCCATCACCTTCGACACCGGGGCCTACCCGGGATCCGGACAGTCGATCCACTACGCGCACGGACCGGTACCGCAACTGGACACTGTCTATCTCGACCAGGCGCACGGCCTCGCGTTCCTCGACGCCGAAGCACAGTTGTACAAGTACCGCACGCTGTTCGACCGGGTCGGAGCCATCGCGCTCACCCCGGAGAAGACCCGAGACCTCATCCACGACGTGATGCGAGAGCTGTGAACGAAATGCCCATGACCCCGCACTGGCAGAAGTCGTCGTACTGCTCCGAAGGCGCCTCCTGCATCCACATAGCCACCACCCCCCACACCATCCACCTCACCGAATCCGGCGACCCCCGCGGAGCGATACTCACCACCGCCCCCGCCACCTTCCGCACCCTCCTCACCACCCTCAAGAAGGACGATCCCCGTGGCTGACATCCCCTCCGACCTCACCTGGACCCGTGCCGCCCCGCCGGACGCGACCGGACCCGGCCCCTGGATCGAGATCGCCTTCGGCGAGGGGGACGACGGCGAGGCGCCCGTCTACCTGCGGGAGACCAGCGACCCGGGGAACGTCGTCACCACGAACCGCCGCAAGTGGGACGCGTTCGTCCTGGGCGTCCAGGCAGGCGAGTTCGACCACTTCGTGGAGGGCGCGGAAGGCATGGAACGCGCCTGACCCACGCGTCACAGATCGCCCCGCACCACCGCATGCAGATGCTGGTCATGCCAGCCGTCGGCATGCAGCAGAGCCCCCCGCATGGTCCCCTCGTACGCGTACCCGGCCTTCACCGCCACCCGGCACGACGCCTCGTTGGCGACCGCGTGGCACAGGCGCAGGCGGTGCAGGCCGAGTTCGTCGAAGGCCCACCGGGTCAGCCGTCCGACCGCCTCGACGACGACGCCACCGCCGCGGGCCGCCGGCAGCAGCCAGTAGACGATCTCCGCGCTGCCGCCGTCGAGATCGAGGTCGTTCCAGCCGATGAGTCCGACGACCTCACCGCCGTCCGGCTGAGACCGGGCGATCGCCCAGATCGCGCCGGTCTCCGCCCTCCACCGCTCCCGCATCCGCTCGATGCGCCTGACGGCCGCGTCCCGGTCGGGCACGGCGAGCAGGTTCCACTGCCGGATCGCCGGATCCCGAGCGGCCCTCACCAAGGCGGACGCGTCCCCCGCCTCCCAGGGCCGCAGCTCCAGCTCGCCGCGCGGGAGCGCGAGCACCGGCTGCCCGGCACAGGCCATCCGACCTGCGGGGACAACGGGCGGCACGGTGGACACGGGTACCGCGGATACGGAGTCTTCGGCGTTCACCGCGGCATCGTGCCACAGGCGTCACCGTGCCGAAGATCCCCGCGGCCCCCGCGGGTCTCACGCGCACGTGAGGTCAAGTTCCGGCCATCCCCGCACCATCCTGCTGCCATTGATCAGCAATCCTCCAACCCCCTTCAGTAAGGCGGAAGTCAGGATTCCACCGCCTGTCTTGTTGTCGCGTACTCAACAAGGGAACGTCGTCCGCGGGCCGCCGCCCCCACCGGCAACCACGCCGGTGGTCCCCCACCCGCAGGCCTCTGTCCACCTCTAGCAGGAGGCTGTACGTTGCGTACGCCCACCCCCAACACCCCCCACATACGCGGCAGATGGCGCCGAATAGGCTCCGCCGCCGCAGCCACGGCCGCCCTCGTCCTCGCCGGTCTCGGCACCGCGGCCCACGCCGACGCCGCCACCCCCGCGCCCTCCAAGGTCACCGCCCGGGCCATCGCGGCCCAGGTCGCGAAGGCCCACGTGACGTACACGCAGCAGTGCGACAAGACGCCGAAGAAGGGCTTCGCGTCCTGCAACGCGCTGCGCGTCACCGGCGGCACCACCGCCTTCCAGGAGGAGCAGGCCGCGAAGAAGGGCCTCACGCCCAAGACCGTCTCGCCCCACGCGACCACCGACTCCCCGAGCGGCTACGGCCCCTCCGACCTCCAGTCGGCCTACGGCCTGACCGACGCCGCGTCCTCCGACGGCTCCGGCGAGACCATCGCGATCGTCGACGCCTACGACGACCCCAACGCCGAGGCCGACCTGGCCACGTACCGCGACTACTACGGCCTCTCCGCCTGCACCACCTCCAACGGCTGCTTCAAGAAGGTCAGCCAGACCGGCTCCACGACCTCCCTCCCCACCGCGGACAGCGGCTGGGCCGGTGAGATCTCGCTCGACCTCGACATGGCTTCCGCCGTCTGCCCGAACTGCAACATCCTGCTCGTCGAGGCCAAGTCCTCCTCGATGGCCAACCTCGGCACGGCGGTGAACCGCGCGGTCACCCTGGGCGCGAAGTTCGTCTCCAACAGCTACGGCGGCTCCGAGTCCTCCTCGGACACCTCCTACGACACCTCGTACTTCAAGCACCCGGGCGTCGCCATCACCGTCAGCTCCGGCGACGACGCGTACGGCACCGAGTACCCGGCCGCCTCCAAGTACGTGACCGCCGTCGGCGGCACCGCCCTGTCGACGTCCTCCAACAGCCGCGGCTGGACCGAGAAGGTCTGGTACCAGACCAACTCCGACGGCAGCGTCTCCGGCCCCGGCTCCGGCTGCTCCTCCTACGACGCCAAGCCGACCTGGCAGACCGAC
Coding sequences within it:
- a CDS encoding helix-turn-helix domain-containing protein, yielding MRTDPTGRQLRLGTELRKLRERAGLTATEAGQLLGSKQTLISNIEAGRAGVSAERVRALACHYDCPDKVLVEAVAAMTGDRRRGWWEEYRELLSRPLLDLAELEHHAHSLRDSTTARVPGLLQTREYALEIFRQAVTQLSPPDIEHRLSFRIKRQAILFREDTPTPYEAIIHEAALRMKIGGSEVARQQLQHLLDMSDRDHITLRAITFDTGAYPGSGQSIHYAHGPVPQLDTVYLDQAHGLAFLDAEAQLYKYRTLFDRVGAIALTPEKTRDLIHDVMREL
- a CDS encoding DUF397 domain-containing protein, producing MTPHWQKSSYCSEGASCIHIATTPHTIHLTESGDPRGAILTTAPATFRTLLTTLKKDDPRG
- a CDS encoding DUF397 domain-containing protein, which produces MADIPSDLTWTRAAPPDATGPGPWIEIAFGEGDDGEAPVYLRETSDPGNVVTTNRRKWDAFVLGVQAGEFDHFVEGAEGMERA
- a CDS encoding GNAT family N-acetyltransferase codes for the protein MACAGQPVLALPRGELELRPWEAGDASALVRAARDPAIRQWNLLAVPDRDAAVRRIERMRERWRAETGAIWAIARSQPDGGEVVGLIGWNDLDLDGGSAEIVYWLLPAARGGGVVVEAVGRLTRWAFDELGLHRLRLCHAVANEASCRVAVKAGYAYEGTMRGALLHADGWHDQHLHAVVRGDL
- a CDS encoding S53 family peptidase, with the translated sequence MRTPTPNTPHIRGRWRRIGSAAAATAALVLAGLGTAAHADAATPAPSKVTARAIAAQVAKAHVTYTQQCDKTPKKGFASCNALRVTGGTTAFQEEQAAKKGLTPKTVSPHATTDSPSGYGPSDLQSAYGLTDAASSDGSGETIAIVDAYDDPNAEADLATYRDYYGLSACTTSNGCFKKVSQTGSTTSLPTADSGWAGEISLDLDMASAVCPNCNILLVEAKSSSMANLGTAVNRAVTLGAKFVSNSYGGSESSSDTSYDTSYFKHPGVAITVSSGDDAYGTEYPAASKYVTAVGGTALSTSSNSRGWTEKVWYQTNSDGSVSGPGSGCSSYDAKPTWQTDTGCGKRTVADVSAVAAPATGVSVYDSYGDDGTGWLTYGGTSASAPIIAGVYALAGTPAGSDYPASYPYAAAGTSALNDVTSGSNGTCSTSYFCTARSGYDGPTGWGTPEGTDAFTG